One window from the genome of Enterobacter asburiae encodes:
- a CDS encoding putative acyl-CoA thioester hydrolase, which yields MNISRISRLALALAFGVTLSACSSTPPDQRPSEQAAPGTASRPILSADEAKNFDRAHYFSAMDPNAAPWTPSSINLPKQPDFVVGPAGAQGVTHTSIQAAVDAAITKHSASRQYIAILPGEYEGTVYVPAAPGSVTLYGLGEKAIDVKIGLAIDSEIDSNTWRHLVNPAGKYMPGKPAWYMFDNCQSKRSATIGVMCSAVFWSQNNGLQLQNLTIQNTLGDSVDAGNHQAVALRSDGDQVQINNVNILGRQNTFFVTNSGVQNTLQNNRLTRTLVTNSYVEGDVDLVSGRGAVVFDNTDFRVVNSRTQQEGYVFAPATQSNLFYGFLAVNSRFNAAGDGVAQLGRSLDVDSATNGQVVIRDSVINEGFNMAKPWADAAISKRPFSGNTGAVDDKGNVQRNLNDANFNRMWEYNNRGLGSKVVAEPKQ from the coding sequence TTGAACATTTCCAGGATTTCCCGTCTGGCGTTAGCACTCGCCTTTGGCGTGACCTTATCCGCATGCAGTTCAACTCCACCGGATCAGCGACCTTCTGAGCAGGCTGCGCCCGGTACCGCCTCCCGCCCGATTTTGTCCGCTGATGAAGCGAAGAACTTCGACCGTGCGCACTACTTCTCAGCGATGGATCCTAACGCTGCGCCGTGGACCCCGTCGTCTATTAACCTGCCTAAACAGCCTGACTTCGTGGTTGGCCCGGCAGGTGCGCAGGGCGTAACGCACACCTCTATTCAGGCTGCGGTTGATGCTGCCATCACTAAACATAGCGCGTCTCGCCAGTACATCGCGATCCTGCCGGGTGAATATGAAGGCACCGTATATGTTCCGGCGGCTCCAGGCAGCGTTACGCTTTACGGTCTGGGCGAAAAAGCGATCGACGTAAAAATTGGCCTGGCGATTGATTCCGAAATCGACAGCAACACCTGGCGGCACCTGGTGAACCCGGCCGGTAAATATATGCCGGGTAAACCGGCGTGGTACATGTTTGATAACTGCCAGAGCAAGCGTTCCGCCACCATTGGCGTGATGTGCTCAGCGGTGTTCTGGTCTCAGAATAACGGTCTGCAGCTGCAGAACCTGACCATTCAGAATACCCTGGGCGACAGCGTTGATGCCGGTAACCACCAGGCCGTTGCGCTGCGTAGCGATGGCGACCAGGTGCAGATTAACAACGTCAACATTCTGGGCCGACAGAACACCTTCTTCGTGACCAACAGCGGCGTGCAGAACACCCTGCAGAATAACCGCCTGACCCGTACGCTGGTGACCAACAGCTACGTTGAAGGTGACGTGGATCTGGTGTCCGGGCGCGGCGCGGTGGTATTTGATAACACCGATTTCCGCGTGGTGAATTCACGTACTCAGCAGGAAGGCTACGTGTTTGCTCCGGCAACCCAGTCTAACCTCTTCTACGGCTTCCTGGCCGTGAACAGCCGCTTTAACGCTGCCGGTGACGGCGTGGCGCAGCTGGGACGCTCCCTGGACGTCGACTCTGCCACTAACGGCCAGGTCGTGATCCGCGACAGCGTGATCAACGAAGGCTTCAACATGGCGAAGCCGTGGGCTGATGCCGCGATCTCCAAACGTCCATTCTCCGGCAATACCGGTGCGGTGGATGATAAAGGAAACGTGCAGCGCAACCTGAACGACGCTAACTTCAACCGCATGTGGGAATACAATAACCGCGGTCTGGGTAGCAAAGTGGTTGCTGAGCCGAAGCAGTAA
- the modA gene encoding molybdate ABC transporter substrate-binding protein translates to MARSWVRLFAGATLTLSLTGHALADEGKITVFAAASLTNALQDIAAAYKKEKNVEVVSSFASSSTLARQIEAGAPADLFISADQKWMDYAAEKKSIDATTRETLLGNSLVVVAPKASAQADITINKETNWTSLLNGGRLAVGDPEHVPAGIYAKEALQKLGAWETLSPKLAPAEDVRGALALVERNEAPLGIVYGSDAVASKGVKVVATFPEDSHKKVEYPVAIVDGHKNATVTAFRDYLKGPEASAIFKRYGFTTH, encoded by the coding sequence ATGGCACGTTCATGGGTACGCCTTTTCGCAGGGGCAACGCTGACGCTTTCACTTACCGGACACGCGCTGGCGGACGAGGGTAAAATCACGGTCTTTGCGGCGGCGTCGCTGACCAACGCGCTGCAGGACATCGCGGCGGCGTATAAAAAAGAGAAAAACGTCGAGGTGGTCTCCTCTTTTGCCTCTTCCTCGACGCTGGCGCGTCAGATAGAAGCGGGCGCACCGGCGGATCTGTTTATCTCGGCTGACCAGAAGTGGATGGATTACGCGGCGGAGAAGAAATCAATTGATGCGACAACCCGCGAAACGCTGCTGGGGAATAGCCTGGTTGTCGTGGCGCCCAAAGCCAGCGCGCAGGCGGACATCACCATCAATAAAGAGACCAACTGGACGAGCCTGCTGAACGGCGGCCGTCTGGCGGTGGGCGATCCGGAGCACGTTCCGGCCGGTATTTATGCCAAAGAAGCGCTGCAAAAGCTGGGCGCATGGGAGACATTGTCACCGAAACTGGCCCCGGCGGAAGACGTGCGCGGCGCGCTGGCGCTGGTTGAGCGCAACGAAGCCCCGCTGGGCATTGTGTATGGCTCTGATGCCGTTGCCAGTAAAGGTGTAAAAGTGGTCGCAACGTTCCCGGAAGACTCCCACAAGAAAGTGGAATATCCTGTTGCGATTGTTGATGGACATAAAAATGCGACCGTGACGGCCTTCCGCGATTACCTGAAGGGCCCGGAGGCGTCCGCGATCTTTAAACGTTATGGATTTACGACTCACTGA
- a CDS encoding AcrZ family multidrug efflux pump-associated protein, whose protein sequence is MLELLKSLVFAVIMVPVVMAIILGAIYGLGEVFNVFSNIGHRDQAKKQH, encoded by the coding sequence ATGTTAGAGTTGTTGAAAAGTCTGGTATTCGCCGTGATCATGGTACCAGTAGTGATGGCCATCATCCTCGGTGCCATCTACGGCCTGGGTGAAGTGTTCAACGTCTTTTCGAACATTGGTCACAGAGACCAGGCTAAAAAGCAGCATTGA
- a CDS encoding pyridoxal phosphatase — MTSRVIALDLDGTLLTPQKTLLPSSLEALKRAQEVGYQLLIVTGRHHVAIHPFYQALALDTPAICCNGTYLYDYQAKKVLASDPLPVPQALQLIDLLDEHAVHGLMYVDNAMVYERPTGHVVRTSNWALSLPEAQRPVFTQVSSLRQAAQDVEAIWKFALTDEDTTKLNTFAKHVEQTLGLECEWSWHDQVDIARKGNSKGKRLTQFVESQGWSMQDVIAFGDNYNDISMLEAAGTGVAMGNADDAVKARANVVIGDNTTDSIAQYIYTHLL, encoded by the coding sequence ATGACCTCGCGTGTGATTGCTCTGGATTTAGACGGTACCTTACTGACGCCGCAAAAAACCCTTCTCCCCTCCTCCCTTGAGGCGCTTAAACGCGCGCAGGAAGTGGGATATCAACTCCTTATCGTAACGGGTCGACATCACGTTGCCATTCACCCTTTTTATCAGGCACTGGCGTTAGATACACCTGCAATTTGTTGTAATGGCACTTATTTGTATGATTATCAGGCAAAAAAGGTTTTAGCCTCCGACCCACTGCCGGTTCCCCAGGCGCTGCAGCTGATTGATCTGCTGGATGAGCATGCCGTTCACGGCCTGATGTACGTGGATAACGCGATGGTGTACGAGCGCCCTACTGGCCATGTGGTGCGCACCAGCAACTGGGCGTTGTCCCTGCCTGAAGCGCAGCGTCCGGTCTTTACCCAGGTTTCCTCCCTGCGTCAGGCCGCCCAGGACGTTGAGGCTATCTGGAAATTCGCCCTGACGGATGAAGACACCACCAAACTGAACACCTTCGCAAAACACGTGGAGCAGACGCTGGGTCTGGAGTGCGAATGGTCCTGGCATGACCAGGTGGATATTGCCCGCAAAGGCAACAGCAAAGGCAAGCGGCTGACGCAGTTTGTGGAATCTCAGGGCTGGTCGATGCAGGATGTTATCGCCTTTGGTGATAACTACAACGACATCAGCATGCTGGAAGCCGCCGGTACCGGCGTGGCGATGGGCAATGCCGACGACGCGGTCAAAGCCCGCGCCAACGTGGTGATTGGCGACAACACTACCGACAGCATCGCGCAGTACATTTATACCCACCTGCTGTAA
- the modC gene encoding molybdenum ABC transporter ATP-binding protein ModC encodes MLELHFTQTLGNHTLTLNETLPASGITAIFGVSGAGKTSLINAISGLTRPQSGRIVLNDRVLNDVENKVYLSPDKRRIGYVFQDARLFPHYSVRGNLRYGMAKSMAGQFDKLVTLLGIEPLLDRLPSSLSGGEKQRVAIGRALLTAPELLLLDEPLASLDIPRKRELLPYLQRLTREINIPMLYVSHSLDEILHLADKVLVLEEGSVKAFGNLEEVWGSSVMHPWLPKEQQSSILKVSVLEHHPHYAMTALALGDQHLWVNKIDKPLQSALRIRIQSSDVSLVLQPPLQTSIRNILRAKVAECFDDNGQVEVKLEVGSRTLWARISPWARDELGIKPGLWLYAQIKSVSITA; translated from the coding sequence ATGCTGGAACTCCATTTTACCCAGACGCTGGGAAATCATACCCTGACGCTTAACGAAACGCTGCCGGCAAGCGGAATCACCGCCATCTTTGGCGTGTCGGGAGCGGGAAAAACATCGCTGATTAATGCCATCAGCGGCCTGACCCGCCCGCAGTCTGGCCGTATTGTCCTGAATGACCGCGTCCTGAATGACGTAGAGAATAAGGTTTACCTCTCGCCGGATAAACGCCGCATCGGCTATGTTTTCCAGGATGCGCGCCTGTTCCCGCACTACAGCGTGCGCGGCAACCTGCGTTACGGCATGGCGAAAAGCATGGCCGGGCAGTTTGATAAGCTGGTGACGCTGTTAGGCATTGAACCTCTGCTCGACAGGCTACCCTCCTCGCTCTCCGGTGGAGAAAAACAGCGTGTGGCCATTGGCCGCGCGTTGCTGACCGCACCCGAACTGCTGCTGCTCGACGAACCGCTGGCCTCGCTCGATATTCCGCGTAAACGCGAGCTTCTGCCTTATCTACAGCGACTGACGCGAGAAATTAATATTCCGATGCTCTACGTCAGCCATTCGCTGGACGAAATCCTCCATCTGGCCGACAAGGTGCTGGTGCTGGAAGAGGGCAGCGTTAAGGCGTTTGGCAACCTGGAAGAGGTGTGGGGCAGCAGCGTAATGCACCCGTGGTTACCCAAAGAACAGCAGAGCAGCATACTGAAAGTGAGCGTTCTGGAACACCATCCACACTACGCGATGACCGCCCTGGCGCTGGGTGACCAGCATCTTTGGGTCAATAAGATCGACAAACCGTTGCAGTCCGCGCTGAGAATTCGCATCCAGTCATCGGACGTCTCGCTGGTGCTGCAGCCGCCGCTGCAAACCAGTATTCGAAATATTCTGCGCGCCAAAGTTGCGGAGTGTTTTGATGATAACGGGCAGGTGGAAGTGAAGCTTGAAGTGGGCAGCAGGACGCTCTGGGCGCGCATCAGCCCGTGGGCCAGGGATGAGTTAGGGATCAAACCTGGCCTGTGGCTTTACGCGCAAATTAAGAGCGTCTCGATTACCGCCTGA
- the hutI gene encoding imidazolonepropionase: MQQIHPDDVIWRNARLATMAPDVSAPYGLKEQHALVVRGHTLLAVIPESDIPAGHPRCVDLQGRLVTPGLIDCHTHLVFGGDRAAEWEQRLNGASYQTISAQGGGINATVTATRSSSAETLLQLAQQRLQRLMNEGVTTVEIKSGYGLNPEAEEKMLQVARQLSLNNPIDISPTLLAAHAVPTEYRQDPDAYLTLVCEQILPTLWQKELYEAVDVFCENVGFTPSQTERLFKAATALGIPVKGHVEQLSNQGGAALVSQYKGLSADHIEYLDDAGVQAMAESGTVAVLLPGAFYFLQERQRPPVEWLRKQGVPMAVATDYNPGTSPFASLHLAMNMACVQFGLTPEEAWAGVTRHAAQALGRGATHGQLRAGFVADFIVWDARHPVEMVYEPGRNPLYQRIFRGEAV, encoded by the coding sequence ATGCAGCAGATTCATCCCGACGATGTAATATGGCGAAATGCGCGACTGGCTACGATGGCGCCGGACGTATCTGCGCCTTATGGACTGAAAGAGCAACATGCCCTGGTCGTGCGCGGCCACACCCTTCTGGCCGTGATCCCTGAATCTGACATTCCTGCCGGACACCCTCGCTGTGTCGATCTCCAGGGGCGTCTGGTCACGCCTGGCCTGATTGACTGCCATACCCACCTGGTGTTTGGCGGCGATCGCGCGGCGGAGTGGGAGCAGCGTCTGAACGGCGCCTCTTATCAAACGATTAGCGCCCAGGGGGGCGGGATTAACGCGACCGTGACGGCGACGCGCAGCAGCTCAGCCGAAACCCTGCTTCAACTGGCGCAGCAGCGGCTTCAGCGACTGATGAATGAAGGCGTCACCACGGTTGAAATCAAGTCGGGATACGGTCTAAACCCCGAGGCCGAAGAGAAGATGCTGCAGGTCGCGCGCCAGCTGAGCCTCAATAATCCGATCGATATCAGCCCAACGCTGCTGGCGGCGCATGCGGTTCCAACGGAATACCGGCAGGATCCCGATGCGTATCTCACGCTGGTCTGCGAGCAGATATTGCCCACGCTGTGGCAGAAAGAGTTATATGAAGCAGTAGACGTGTTTTGTGAAAACGTCGGCTTCACCCCGTCGCAAACTGAGCGCCTCTTTAAGGCTGCCACCGCGCTCGGTATTCCGGTGAAAGGGCATGTCGAGCAGCTGTCTAATCAGGGCGGCGCGGCGCTGGTCAGCCAGTATAAGGGGCTTTCCGCCGATCATATTGAGTATCTCGACGACGCAGGCGTTCAGGCGATGGCGGAAAGCGGCACGGTTGCCGTCCTGTTGCCGGGTGCGTTCTATTTTCTTCAGGAGCGCCAGCGACCGCCGGTGGAATGGCTCAGAAAACAGGGTGTCCCGATGGCCGTCGCGACCGACTATAACCCCGGCACCAGCCCGTTTGCCAGCCTGCACCTGGCGATGAACATGGCCTGCGTCCAGTTTGGTCTGACCCCTGAAGAAGCCTGGGCTGGCGTCACGCGGCATGCCGCGCAGGCGCTGGGCCGTGGCGCAACCCACGGGCAGCTCAGGGCAGGGTTTGTCGCTGATTTCATCGTCTGGGATGCTCGCCATCCGGTAGAGATGGTCTACGAGCCGGGACGCAATCCGCTGTATCAACGTATTTTCCGTGGGGAGGCAGTATGA
- the modB gene encoding molybdate ABC transporter permease subunit encodes MILTDPEWQAVLLSLKVSSLAVALSLPFGIFFAWLLVRCQFPGKTLLDSVLHLPLVLPPVVVGYLLLISMGRRGFIGEKLYDWFGLTFAFSWRGAVLAAAVMSFPLMVRAIRLALEGVDMKLEQAARTLGAGRWRVFFTITLPLTLPGIIVGTVLAFARSLGEFGATITFVSNIPGETRTIPSAMYTLIQTPGGEGAAARLCIISIVLALASLMVSEWLARLSRERMGK; translated from the coding sequence ATGATATTGACCGATCCTGAATGGCAGGCTGTTCTGCTGAGCCTTAAAGTCTCTTCCCTGGCGGTTGCGCTGAGTTTGCCCTTTGGGATCTTCTTTGCCTGGCTACTGGTTCGCTGCCAGTTTCCCGGCAAAACGCTGCTCGACAGCGTGCTTCATCTTCCGCTCGTTTTGCCGCCAGTAGTGGTCGGTTACCTGCTGCTGATTTCGATGGGGCGACGCGGTTTTATCGGCGAGAAGCTTTACGACTGGTTTGGGCTGACGTTTGCGTTTAGCTGGCGCGGTGCGGTACTGGCGGCGGCGGTGATGTCATTCCCACTGATGGTGAGGGCGATACGCCTCGCGCTGGAAGGCGTGGACATGAAGCTTGAACAGGCGGCCCGCACGCTGGGCGCAGGGCGCTGGCGCGTCTTTTTCACCATCACGCTACCCCTGACGCTACCCGGCATTATTGTTGGTACGGTGCTGGCCTTTGCCCGCTCGCTGGGCGAGTTTGGCGCGACGATCACGTTTGTGTCGAACATCCCCGGCGAGACGCGAACCATCCCGTCGGCAATGTACACTCTGATTCAAACGCCGGGCGGTGAAGGCGCGGCGGCGCGGCTGTGTATTATTTCAATTGTGCTGGCGCTGGCATCGCTAATGGTGTCTGAATGGCTGGCGCGGCTCAGCCGCGAGCGGATGGGGAAATAA
- the tisB gene encoding type I toxin-antitoxin system toxin TisB: protein MSGVEWAILFLQLMVAIMQLLDAYLKFGA from the coding sequence ATGAGCGGTGTGGAATGGGCAATTCTGTTCCTGCAACTCATGGTTGCGATTATGCAACTATTGGATGCGTATCTTAAGTTTGGTGCCTGA
- the hutU gene encoding urocanate hydratase, producing MSSGKYRQQDVRAARGTTLTAKSWLTEAPLRMLMNNLDPEVAENPHELVVYGGIGRAARNWECYDAIVKSLTELEHDETLLVQSGKPVGVFKTHKNAPRVLIANSNLVPHWATWEHFNELDAKGLAMYGQMTAGSWIYIGSQGIVQGTYETFVEAGRQHYNGSLKGRWVLTAGLGGMGGAQPLAATLAGACSLNIECQQSRIDFRLRTRYVDEQATDLDDALARIKKYTSEGKAVSIALCGNAADILPQLVARGVRPDLVTDQTSAHDPLHGYLPKGWTWEEYQQKAETDPEGTVLAAKRAMAEHVSAMLAFSQMGIPTFDYGNNIRQMAKEMGVSNAFDFPGFVPAYIRPLFCRGIGPFRWVALSGDPEDIYKTDAKVKEIVADDEHLHRWLDMARERINFQGLPARICWVGLEWRQKLGLAFNEMVRSGEVSAPIVIGRDHLDSGSVASPNRETEAMRDGSDAVSDWPLLNALLNTASGATWVSLHHGGGVGMGFSQHSGMVIVCDGTDEAAARIARVLHNDPATGVMRHADAGYEIAIDCAKEQGLNLPMIPATQGKH from the coding sequence ATGTCGTCAGGTAAATACCGCCAGCAGGATGTCCGCGCCGCGCGCGGCACCACTCTCACCGCCAAAAGCTGGCTCACCGAAGCCCCGCTGCGCATGTTGATGAACAACCTCGATCCTGAGGTAGCGGAGAACCCCCACGAGCTGGTGGTCTACGGCGGCATAGGCCGCGCCGCGCGCAACTGGGAATGCTATGACGCAATTGTAAAATCCCTGACCGAACTCGAACACGACGAAACCCTGCTGGTGCAGTCCGGCAAGCCGGTGGGCGTGTTCAAAACGCACAAAAACGCACCGCGCGTGCTGATCGCCAACTCTAACCTCGTGCCGCACTGGGCCACGTGGGAACACTTCAACGAACTGGACGCGAAAGGGCTGGCGATGTATGGCCAGATGACCGCGGGGAGCTGGATCTACATCGGCAGCCAGGGGATCGTGCAGGGCACCTACGAGACCTTCGTGGAAGCCGGCCGCCAGCACTATAACGGCTCGCTGAAAGGCCGCTGGGTATTGACCGCGGGTCTCGGCGGCATGGGCGGCGCGCAGCCGCTGGCCGCCACGCTTGCCGGCGCGTGCTCGCTCAACATTGAGTGCCAGCAGAGCCGCATTGATTTCCGTCTGCGCACCCGCTACGTCGATGAACAGGCAACCGATCTGGACGATGCGCTGGCGCGTATCAAAAAATACACCTCCGAAGGCAAAGCGGTGTCGATTGCCCTGTGCGGCAACGCGGCGGACATTCTCCCGCAGCTCGTCGCCCGCGGCGTGCGCCCGGATCTGGTCACCGACCAGACCAGCGCCCATGACCCGCTGCACGGTTACCTGCCAAAAGGCTGGACGTGGGAAGAATATCAGCAAAAAGCGGAAACCGACCCTGAAGGCACGGTGCTTGCGGCGAAACGCGCCATGGCTGAGCACGTCTCCGCCATGCTGGCCTTTAGCCAGATGGGCATTCCGACCTTTGACTACGGCAACAACATCCGCCAGATGGCGAAAGAGATGGGCGTAAGTAACGCGTTCGACTTCCCGGGATTCGTTCCTGCCTATATCCGCCCGCTGTTCTGCCGCGGTATCGGCCCGTTCCGCTGGGTTGCCCTGTCCGGTGACCCGGAGGACATCTACAAAACCGATGCCAAAGTGAAAGAGATCGTCGCCGATGACGAACACCTGCACCGCTGGCTGGACATGGCCCGCGAGCGCATTAACTTCCAGGGCCTGCCGGCGCGTATCTGCTGGGTAGGGCTGGAGTGGCGGCAAAAACTGGGCCTCGCCTTCAACGAAATGGTGCGCAGCGGTGAAGTCTCCGCGCCGATCGTCATTGGCCGCGACCACCTGGACTCCGGCTCCGTCGCCAGCCCGAACCGCGAAACGGAAGCCATGCGCGACGGCTCGGATGCGGTCTCCGACTGGCCATTGCTGAACGCTCTGCTCAATACCGCCAGCGGCGCGACCTGGGTATCGCTGCACCACGGCGGCGGCGTGGGGATGGGCTTCTCCCAGCATTCCGGGATGGTCATCGTCTGCGACGGAACCGATGAAGCCGCCGCGCGTATCGCTCGCGTGCTGCACAACGACCCGGCAACCGGCGTGATGCGTCACGCGGATGCGGGTTACGAAATTGCCATTGACTGTGCCAAAGAGCAGGGCCTTAACCTGCCGATGATCCCTGCCACACAAGGAAAGCATTAA
- a CDS encoding histidine utilization repressor, giving the protein MFSRSPLPPSSPPAPFYEKVKQAISEKIATGVWRPHDRIPSEAELVAQFGFSRMTVNRALRELTDEGLLVRLQGVGTFVAEPKGQSALFEIRSIADEITSRNHQHRCEVLVLEETQASAEQAVELNVKEGSRIFHSVMVHFENDIPVQIEDRCVNAERIPDYLNQDYTQTTPHAYLSLVAPLTEGEHIVEAVRATPQECERLRIKEHDPCLLIRRRTWSSSHIVSHARLLFPGNRYRLQGHFMS; this is encoded by the coding sequence ATGTTTTCACGCTCACCTCTGCCGCCGTCGAGCCCTCCCGCGCCTTTCTACGAAAAGGTGAAGCAGGCAATCAGCGAAAAAATCGCCACCGGCGTCTGGCGCCCGCACGATCGCATCCCCTCGGAGGCCGAGCTGGTGGCGCAGTTTGGTTTTAGCCGGATGACCGTCAACCGGGCGCTGCGCGAACTGACCGACGAAGGGCTTCTGGTGCGCCTGCAGGGCGTGGGGACGTTTGTGGCGGAACCGAAAGGGCAATCTGCCCTGTTTGAAATCCGCAGTATTGCCGATGAGATAACCTCGCGAAATCATCAGCACCGCTGTGAGGTGCTGGTGCTCGAAGAGACCCAGGCCAGCGCCGAGCAGGCCGTAGAGCTGAATGTCAAAGAAGGCAGCCGTATCTTCCATTCCGTGATGGTGCATTTTGAGAACGACATTCCGGTGCAGATTGAAGATCGCTGCGTGAACGCTGAACGGATACCGGACTATCTGAATCAGGATTACACCCAGACCACCCCGCACGCCTATCTCTCGCTCGTCGCTCCGCTCACGGAAGGGGAGCACATTGTGGAAGCCGTGCGCGCCACGCCGCAGGAGTGCGAGCGGCTGCGTATTAAAGAGCACGATCCGTGCCTGCTGATCCGCCGTCGGACCTGGTCCTCATCGCACATTGTGTCGCATGCCCGGCTGCTTTTCCCGGGTAACCGCTACCGGCTGCAGGGCCACTTTATGTCATAA
- the pgl gene encoding 6-phosphogluconolactonase, whose protein sequence is MKQTVYTASPESQQIHVWRLNTEGTLTLVQVVDVPGQVQPMVISPDKRFLYVGVRPEFRVLAYRISPDDGALTYTAEAPLPGSPTHISTDRKGNFVFSGSYNAGCVSVTHLENGIPVETVDVVEGLEGCHSANITPDNRTLWVPALKQDRICLFTLSDDGHLVAQHPAEVTTVEGAGPRHMVFHPNQQYAYVVNELNSSVDVWELKDPNGQIECVQTLDMMPSDFSDTRWAADIHITPNGRHLYACDRTSSLITVFSVSEDGSVLAIEGFQPTETQPRGFNIDHSGKYLIAAGQKSHHIALYEIKGEQGLLEEKGRYAVGQGPMWVVVNAH, encoded by the coding sequence ATGAAACAAACCGTTTATACCGCCAGTCCTGAAAGCCAGCAGATCCACGTCTGGCGTTTAAATACCGAAGGGACACTCACGCTGGTTCAGGTTGTTGACGTGCCAGGTCAGGTGCAGCCGATGGTCATCAGCCCGGATAAACGTTTCTTGTACGTGGGTGTGCGCCCGGAGTTCCGCGTGCTGGCCTATCGCATTTCTCCGGACGATGGCGCGCTGACGTACACTGCCGAAGCCCCGTTGCCGGGCAGCCCAACCCACATCTCCACCGATCGTAAAGGCAACTTTGTCTTCAGCGGCTCTTATAACGCGGGCTGCGTCAGCGTAACGCATCTGGAAAATGGCATTCCGGTCGAAACCGTGGATGTGGTTGAAGGGCTTGAAGGCTGCCACTCGGCGAATATCACGCCGGATAACCGCACGCTGTGGGTGCCTGCGCTGAAGCAGGATCGTATCTGCCTGTTCACCCTGAGCGACGATGGTCACCTGGTGGCGCAGCATCCTGCCGAAGTGACTACCGTTGAAGGCGCGGGTCCGCGTCATATGGTCTTCCATCCGAACCAGCAGTACGCCTACGTGGTCAATGAACTGAACAGCTCTGTGGACGTCTGGGAGCTGAAAGATCCTAACGGCCAGATTGAGTGCGTGCAGACGCTGGATATGATGCCGTCTGACTTCTCCGACACCCGCTGGGCGGCGGATATCCACATTACGCCAAATGGCCGCCATCTGTACGCCTGTGACCGTACCTCCAGCCTGATTACCGTGTTTAGCGTCTCCGAGGATGGCAGCGTGCTGGCCATTGAAGGCTTCCAGCCAACGGAAACCCAGCCGCGCGGCTTTAATATCGATCACAGCGGTAAATACCTGATTGCGGCGGGGCAGAAATCCCACCACATCGCGCTGTATGAAATTAAAGGTGAGCAGGGGCTGCTGGAAGAGAAAGGACGTTACGCCGTCGGCCAGGGGCCAATGTGGGTCGTGGTAAACGCTCACTAA
- the hutG gene encoding formimidoylglutamase gives MRLWRPVAETVWQGRDDSAEASNATRIFQTIKQQGQFTPLASGIALIGFECDEGVKRNQGRPGAMQAPDMLRKALANMASHQGHERLTDMGSVYVEGDELEAAQKALSDAVTTCQQSGMRTLVFGGGHETAWAHGRGVLDAFPNERVAVINLDAHLDLRKADRATSGTPFRQLAHYCDERGREFQYACFGVSRAANTLALWDEAERLNVTLVEDLHFRRDALSALEKVLTQADRIYLTIDLDVLPASEMPAVSAPAALGIPALDLLPVIEQICRSGKLQAADLVEFNPQYDRDGQGAKLAARLAWQIAHWWA, from the coding sequence ATGAGGTTATGGCGGCCGGTAGCCGAAACGGTCTGGCAGGGGCGCGACGACAGCGCCGAGGCCAGCAATGCAACGCGCATTTTCCAGACGATAAAGCAGCAGGGACAGTTCACGCCGCTTGCATCCGGCATCGCGCTGATCGGCTTTGAATGTGATGAAGGGGTAAAACGCAATCAGGGCAGGCCCGGCGCCATGCAGGCACCGGATATGCTGCGAAAAGCGCTGGCGAATATGGCAAGTCATCAGGGGCATGAACGGCTGACGGATATGGGCTCGGTTTACGTTGAAGGCGACGAGCTGGAAGCGGCGCAGAAGGCGTTAAGCGATGCCGTCACGACCTGCCAGCAGTCCGGGATGCGCACGCTGGTCTTTGGCGGCGGGCACGAAACCGCCTGGGCGCATGGTCGGGGCGTTCTGGATGCGTTCCCTAACGAGCGCGTGGCGGTGATCAACCTTGATGCCCATCTTGACCTGCGCAAGGCCGACCGGGCGACGTCCGGCACCCCATTTCGCCAGCTGGCGCATTACTGCGATGAGCGCGGGCGGGAATTTCAGTACGCCTGCTTTGGCGTGAGCCGGGCGGCGAACACGCTGGCGCTGTGGGATGAGGCCGAACGCCTGAACGTCACGCTGGTGGAAGATCTCCATTTCAGGCGCGATGCGCTATCCGCGCTGGAAAAGGTGCTGACGCAGGCCGATCGTATCTATCTGACGATCGATCTGGACGTCCTGCCCGCCAGCGAAATGCCTGCCGTGTCCGCCCCGGCTGCGTTAGGCATACCGGCGCTGGATCTTCTCCCGGTTATCGAACAAATCTGCCGCAGCGGTAAGCTACAGGCCGCCGATCTGGTAGAGTTTAACCCGCAGTACGATCGGGACGGACAGGGCGCAAAGCTTGCCGCCCGTCTGGCCTGGCAAATTGCTCACTGGTGGGCATAA